The Pseudomonas chlororaphis subsp. piscium genome contains the following window.
GAACTGTTCGGCGGCCCGGTGCGCAAGCCGGAGAGCCCGATCACCCAGCGCGAATGCGACCTGGCGGCCTCGGTGCAGCAAGTGACCGAGGAAGTGGTGCTGGGGCTGGCCACCGCGGCTGTGCGGCAGACCGGTTACCGCAACCTGTGCCTGGCCGGTGGCGTGGCGCTCAACTGCGTGGCCAACGGCGTGCTCAGCCGTTCCGGACGTTTCGACGCGATCTGGATTCAGCCCGCGGCCGGCGACGCCGGTTGTGCCCTGGGGGCGGCCATGGACTATTCGGTCAAGCGCACCGGGCGTCCGCACCTGGGCAGCAAGAAGCTCGACGCCATGAGTGGCAGCCTGTTGGGGCCGGGCTTTGGCGATGCAGAGATCCAGGCGTTTCTCGACGCCAACCAGTATCCGTACCAGCGCTTCGAGGGTGCCGAGCTGTATGACGAAACCGCGCGGCACCTGGCCGACGGCGCCGTGGTCGGCTGGTTCCAGGGACGCATGGAGTTCGGCCCGCGAGCCCTGGGCGCGCGCTCGATCCTCGGCGATCCACGCAATCCCGAGATGCAGCGCACCATGAACCTGAAGATCAAGTACCGCGAATCCTTCCGGCCCTTTGCCCCGGCGGTGCTGGACGAGGACGCCCAGGTCTACTTCGACATCTGCGAGAAGAGCCCGTACATGTTGATGGTTTCCCAGGTCACCGACTCGATCAAGACCGAGGAATCGCGCAAGCCGGGTGGCCCCGAGCGTGGCCTGGGCAGCATCAATTCGATCCGTTCGCAGCTACCGGCGGTGACCCACGTCGACCTGTCGGCGCGGGTGCAGACAGTGACCGAAGAAAACAACGCGCCGTTCACCCATCTGCTGCGCAGTTTCAAGAAGCGCACCGGCTGCTCGGTGCTGGTCAACACCTCGTTCAACGTGCGCGGCGAGCCGATCGTGTGCAAGCCGGAAGAAGCCTACGCCTGCTTCATGCGCACCGAGATGGATGTGCTGGTACTGGGCAACTTCATTCTCGAGCGCACGACCCAGCCGGAGTTCGTCGAAGAGGTCGACTGGCGCAACGAGATCCCGCTGGACTGATCGTTCACTCACTTTTTATTCAGGAGACAAGGCCATGCTCAGGTTGCTTTCGTTGTTGATGTTCGCTGTGGTGTTGCTACCAATCGGTTGGGCGCGCCGGATATTCAATTCCTCGCGCTTCAGCCAGCGTTTCCATCAAGGCTCGACGGCGTGGGACCACCCGGAAAACACCCGTTAGGCCGCATAACTGCAAGGGCTCGGATCCATGTCAACGGTCATCTACAAGAACTTGAATGCCTCACCGATTCACGCCGTCAATGGCGCTGGGGTCTGGCTTGAGGATGCTTCGGGCAAACGCTACCTCGACACGTGCGGCGGGGTGGCGGTTTCCAGCCTGGGACATGGACATCCACGGATCGCCGCGGCCATCGAGCAGCAGGCGAAAAAACTCAGTTGGGCCCATGCCGGCAGCTTCACCACGGCCGCCGCCGAGGAATTGGCGGACCTGCTGGTGGGGGCCTCCGGCGGGTTGGCCAAGGCGCAGTTTCTCTCCGGCGGCTCCGAGGTCATGGAGCTGGCGATGAAAATTGCCTACCAGTATCAGTGCGAGCGCGGGCTGCCAGGCAAATCGATCTTTATCTCGCGCCAGCAGAGCTATCACGGCAGCACCCTGGGGACCCTGGCGATTTCCGGCAACCTCCAGCGTCGCGGGGTATTCGAGCCGCTGCTCGGGCCTGCCGAATTCGTCTCGCCCTGTTATGCCTATCGCTATCAGGGCGCCGATGAAAGCGACGAGCAGTACGGGACTCGCCTGGCGCTGGAACTGGACGAAAAAATCAGGGCGCTGGGCAGCGACAAGGTCGCGGCGTTTTTCGCCGAAACCGTGGTCGGCTCCACCAACGGCGCGGTGCCGCCGGTACCGGGATACTTCCGCAAGATCAAGGCGGTGTGCGAGCGCCACGACGTGCTGCTGATCCTCGATGAGGTCATGGCCGGCATGGGGCGTACCGGCAGGTTCTTCGCCTACGAGGACGACGGCATCGTGCCGGACATGGTCGCGGTCGGCAAAGGCCTGGCGGCCGGTTACCAGCCGATCTCGGCGTTGCTGGTCAGCAGCCAGGTGCATGAGGCCATGGCGGGCAACTCCGGGGTGCTGGGCAACGGCCAGACCCACGTCAACCATCCGCTGGCCTGCGCGGTTGCGCTGGAGGTGCAGCGGGTCATCCAGGACGAGAACCTGCTGCAGGCGGTGCGTCTGCGTGGCGAGCAATTGCGCCACGGCCTGCGCGAGTGCCTGGCGCGCTTCGAGCATGTCGGCGATGTGCGTGGACGCGGTCTGTTCGTCGGGGTGGAGTTCGTTCAGGACCGGGACACCCGCGAGCCTTATCAGGGTGGCGGTCGTTACGCCGCGCGGCTCAAGGCACAGGCGCTGGAACAGGGGCTGCTGATCTATCCGGGGTCGGGAACCGCTGACGGCGTCCTGGGTAACCACGTGCTGTTCGCGCCGCCCTTCATCTCCAGCGAAGCGGAAATCGCCGAAATGGTCGAGCGCTTCACGGCGGTGGTCGAGGCCTGCCAGCAGGACTAGCGGGGAGGGCGGACCGGGGTGTTTTCGAAATGTACCAACAGCCAATAATGGAAAAGACTATGCAGACCATCGAACCATGCAAGGACAAAGTTCTATTGTCGGTGTGCACCATGGACTGGTGCGATCACGGCGTTGAATTCGCCAAGACGGTTTTTTCCAACCTGGAAGTGTTCTGTTGGGACCCGGGCGACCCCTACCCGTATCACCTGGAAGACTGGGAAGGCGACTGGATCATTTCCTATCGTGGCGACTTCATCTTCCCGCCGAGCATCTATCAGCGGGCCCGCAAGGGCGCGATCAACCTGCACCCGGCGCCGCCCAAGTACCGCGGCCTGGGCAGCCAGCACTACGCGATCTACTACCAGGATGAAACCTACGGTTCGACCTGCCATCACCTGGCGCCCTCGGTGGACAGCGGCGACATCATCCACGTCGCGCGTTTCAACGTCGCCCCGGCGGAAACCGCGTCTTCGCTGCGCCTGCATGTCGGCGCCTATTGCCTGCAGCAGTTCATCCACCTGTTGACCGACTACATCCTGCAAGGCCGTCCGCTGCCGGTGTCGCCCGAGCGCTGGGGCGAGCGGCTGTACAAGCAATCCGAACTCAAACCCTGGATGGAAAAGATCCGGGCCGAAGAACCCGATCATCGCTGCTTCAAGTAGCGAGGATGGATGCCGGCCCGCGCGGGGCGGCATCCCCGGTTGGTAAACCCTGCTCCCGCGACTTCTACGAGAGACCGTCAAATGTTTGATTTATCGAGCTTTGGTGCTGCTATGGCCGTTTATGTCATCGGAACCGCCAGCCCTGGCCCGGGTAACCTGGCGATTGCCAACACCTCGCTCAGCTACGGGCGTACCCCGGGGCTGGCGCTGGCGGCCGGGGTCATTTCCGGTTCGTTGTGCTGGGGCGCGATGACGGCCGCGGGCGTCTCAGCCTTGCTGATGTCCAACACCCAGGTGCTGGTCTGGCTGAAGATCCTCGGCGCCTGCTACCTGTTATGGCTGGCCTACAAATCCATCCGCGGCGCCCTGAGCCCCAACGCGGTCAACCTCAACCGCGCCCGGGCCAAACAGAGCCGCACGCTGGGGTTCTACCTGCAGGGGCTGGGCATCCACCTGACCAACCCCAAGGCGGCCCTGACCTGGTTCACCGTGACCACCGTCGGCCTCAGCGCCACGGCGCCATCCTGGGCCAGCTTCGTGCTGGTGGGCAGCTGCGCGGTCGCCGGCTTCGTGATTTTCTGTGCCTATGCCCTGGCCTTTTCCGCGCGTTCGGCGGAGCCGTTTTTCGTCCGCACGCGCAAGGCTTTCGGCCTGGTGTGCGGCGCGTTCTACGCGATGGTCGCCGCGGGCTTCATCGGGTCCTTGCTGTAAGCGTGGATAGGCCTCGCCCGTGGCGATCGCCGGGGCGAAAACAATGAATCAGGGCTCTGTTCGGAGCATGTACTTCTCAGGATGACTGTATGCCGTTGTCGATCGACTTGTTGTTGGCTTTCGCCTTGTTTGCCTTTGTCACCTCGGTGACCCCCGGACCGAACAACACCATGCTGCTGGCCTCGGGGGTGAATTTCGGATTCCGCCGCACGGTGCCGCATATCCTCGGGATCAGTTCGGGATTCCTGGTGTTGGTACTGGCCGTGGGCCTGGGCCTGGGGGCGGTGTTCGAGGCCTACCCGGTGTTGTACAAGGTGCTGCGCTACGTCGGTGCCGCCTATCTGCTGTACCTGGCCTGGAACATTGCCCGTTCCGGGCCGGTGTCCCAGGAAGTCGATGGCCAGGGCCGGCCGCTGGGGTTCTGGGGCGCCGCGGCGTTTCAGTGGGTCAACCCCAAGGCCTGGGTCATGGCGCTGGGGGCCATCAGTACCTACACGCCGTTGCAGGGTTACTTCTTCAATGTGGTGGTGATCGCCAGCCTGTTTGCCTTGATCAATGCGCCGAGCGTCGGGGTCTGGGCCGGGTTCGGCAGCGTGTTGCGCAATGTCCTGCGCGACCCGCGCTGGCTGCGCCTGTTCAACTACGGCATGGCGTTGCTGCTGGTGATTTCGCTGTTCCCGTTGCTGCAAGCCTGAGGGGCTTTCGCAGGGCGTTATGCCGCCACCCGCCGCAACCGGCGCGTGGCGGTTTTTTTTGCCTGCTCATGGCACTTCGACGACAGCGGCCACGCCGGGTTGGTGGCGGGTCAGGCGGCACCATTTGTGCCAGGTGAATTGCAGTTGCAGCAGCGCCGCCCTGGCCATTTCCAGATTCTGTTCCGGCAGTTGCGGCGCCTGCTCCAGGGCCTTGAGCAGGGCGACGGTCGGAGCGTCCAGTCGGTCGCTGCGGCGTGGCGTCGGTCCGCCCGACTTGAGCAGCGTGGCGATGCTCTGCAGGTAGTGCCCGCGTTCGACACCCAGAGCGCCGGTCGCCGCGCCCAGGCTGGCGCGCAATTGCAGCAGTTCATCGCCCAGGTCGAGCCCGAGCAGGCCGTTGTCCCAGTGCTGGCGGCGTTCCTGGGGCAGGCTTTCGGAGTAACGCGCCAGGCGGATCAGGCGGTCGGCCATGCGCCCGCCGAACCAGCTCTCGGCTTGCTCCAGTGGGCGCGAGGTGAGTTGCGCCAGGTCGAACAGCGAGGCGCGGAACATCCGTCGATAGTGATGTTCGCCGGGGTTGAGGCTGACCAGGCGGAACACCAGGACCGCGATGCCGACGCCGACCAGGGTGGCCATGGCCTTGTTGAGGAAGTTGGCCAGGTCGTAGGTCATCAGGTTGCCGGGGCCAACGTTGTTGACGAAAAAGATGCAGAACGCCGACGCGATCGGCGCCATTCGCGGATTGCTCATGCACAGCGAGGCGCAAAACAGTGGCACCCCGAGACCCAGGCACAGCAGCGGGAAACCGTCCCAGCCGGGTAGCAGTCCCAGGCCGACGAAGCCGGCGACTGGCACCGACAGGGCGATGCCCTTGAGAAAGTTGAGGCTGGAGGCGGAAGGGTTTTCCCGGCCGGCGAACAGGCTGAGCACCACCCCGCAGATCGACACCGCGCCCAGGCCGGAGGGCCAGGCCGAGAGCACCCAGAAGCCGGCCACGGCGAGAAACGCCAGGGCGCTGCGCAGGCCGCCGAGAATGCCTTGCTCGATATCCCGATGCCAGGACAGGGCGCCAGGCGCGCCATGGGGCAC
Protein-coding sequences here:
- a CDS encoding carbamoyltransferase family protein; this encodes MATYVLGISAFYHDSAAALVKDGVPVAAAQEERFTRVRHDAAFPANAIKYCLDAEGIGLDELTAVVYYEDPQEKFSRMISSFASGGISGARTFISTMPEWIRWKLNVLKFIDEKLEELGRGTGPLTIASQHHRSHAAAAFFPSPFEQAAVLCIDGIGEWHSTTIWKGDGSKLDLMNSISYPHSVGLFYSAFTYYCGFKVDSGEYKLMGLAPYGRPIYADKIRKELINIRADGSFTLNMKYFEYLRGERMVGEAFEELFGGPVRKPESPITQRECDLAASVQQVTEEVVLGLATAAVRQTGYRNLCLAGGVALNCVANGVLSRSGRFDAIWIQPAAGDAGCALGAAMDYSVKRTGRPHLGSKKLDAMSGSLLGPGFGDAEIQAFLDANQYPYQRFEGAELYDETARHLADGAVVGWFQGRMEFGPRALGARSILGDPRNPEMQRTMNLKIKYRESFRPFAPAVLDEDAQVYFDICEKSPYMLMVSQVTDSIKTEESRKPGGPERGLGSINSIRSQLPAVTHVDLSARVQTVTEENNAPFTHLLRSFKKRTGCSVLVNTSFNVRGEPIVCKPEEAYACFMRTEMDVLVLGNFILERTTQPEFVEEVDWRNEIPLD
- a CDS encoding aspartate aminotransferase family protein; this translates as MSTVIYKNLNASPIHAVNGAGVWLEDASGKRYLDTCGGVAVSSLGHGHPRIAAAIEQQAKKLSWAHAGSFTTAAAEELADLLVGASGGLAKAQFLSGGSEVMELAMKIAYQYQCERGLPGKSIFISRQQSYHGSTLGTLAISGNLQRRGVFEPLLGPAEFVSPCYAYRYQGADESDEQYGTRLALELDEKIRALGSDKVAAFFAETVVGSTNGAVPPVPGYFRKIKAVCERHDVLLILDEVMAGMGRTGRFFAYEDDGIVPDMVAVGKGLAAGYQPISALLVSSQVHEAMAGNSGVLGNGQTHVNHPLACAVALEVQRVIQDENLLQAVRLRGEQLRHGLRECLARFEHVGDVRGRGLFVGVEFVQDRDTREPYQGGGRYAARLKAQALEQGLLIYPGSGTADGVLGNHVLFAPPFISSEAEIAEMVERFTAVVEACQQD
- a CDS encoding formyltransferase family protein — encoded protein: MQTIEPCKDKVLLSVCTMDWCDHGVEFAKTVFSNLEVFCWDPGDPYPYHLEDWEGDWIISYRGDFIFPPSIYQRARKGAINLHPAPPKYRGLGSQHYAIYYQDETYGSTCHHLAPSVDSGDIIHVARFNVAPAETASSLRLHVGAYCLQQFIHLLTDYILQGRPLPVSPERWGERLYKQSELKPWMEKIRAEEPDHRCFK
- a CDS encoding LysE family translocator encodes the protein MFDLSSFGAAMAVYVIGTASPGPGNLAIANTSLSYGRTPGLALAAGVISGSLCWGAMTAAGVSALLMSNTQVLVWLKILGACYLLWLAYKSIRGALSPNAVNLNRARAKQSRTLGFYLQGLGIHLTNPKAALTWFTVTTVGLSATAPSWASFVLVGSCAVAGFVIFCAYALAFSARSAEPFFVRTRKAFGLVCGAFYAMVAAGFIGSLL
- a CDS encoding LysE family translocator codes for the protein MPLSIDLLLAFALFAFVTSVTPGPNNTMLLASGVNFGFRRTVPHILGISSGFLVLVLAVGLGLGAVFEAYPVLYKVLRYVGAAYLLYLAWNIARSGPVSQEVDGQGRPLGFWGAAAFQWVNPKAWVMALGAISTYTPLQGYFFNVVVIASLFALINAPSVGVWAGFGSVLRNVLRDPRWLRLFNYGMALLLVISLFPLLQA
- a CDS encoding FUSC family protein, which encodes MKSPTLRIPDFWLAVLAPSRNDLLFAIRNMIAGVIALYLAFRFNLEQPQWALTTVFIVSQPSSGMVLAKGAFRLLGTFSGALASIVLIGLFGQAPLLFLLAMALWLAFCTTGASLLRNHASYGFVLAGYTAAIIALPATAHPLQVFDQAVARCSEISLGIICAAIASTVLWPRRVEQALATQGKLAWQAGMRAAASELIGQDQRKGLLEALGKLVAVDAQRDHAWFEGPQGRRRSQALRVLSRDLLSLLRAARGVARQRLMLDSAANASVAPLIEQLATALEHSREEDIAQLSARLQEALQDRSLSQDAHLCLMQLAQVPALLERSAQTLQAVEQGRVPHGAPGALSWHRDIEQGILGGLRSALAFLAVAGFWVLSAWPSGLGAVSICGVVLSLFAGRENPSASSLNFLKGIALSVPVAGFVGLGLLPGWDGFPLLCLGLGVPLFCASLCMSNPRMAPIASAFCIFFVNNVGPGNLMTYDLANFLNKAMATLVGVGIAVLVFRLVSLNPGEHHYRRMFRASLFDLAQLTSRPLEQAESWFGGRMADRLIRLARYSESLPQERRQHWDNGLLGLDLGDELLQLRASLGAATGALGVERGHYLQSIATLLKSGGPTPRRSDRLDAPTVALLKALEQAPQLPEQNLEMARAALLQLQFTWHKWCRLTRHQPGVAAVVEVP